AATGGCGCCCAACTTGGTGCCGGTGCCTTGGCAAACAGCGAGTTATAGGAAGCGATGAAATTCGCCATGAACGCATAGCAGGCCGCTGAAATACCTCCAGCGGACGTCAGCGCGACGACTGGCTGAAGCGTTGCTTTGAGGATCCCATCCAATCCCACATTCATGCGCGGCGCAGATACCTTCACGGAAAGCTTGTTCACTATGCGGAGGCTGGAGGATTTCGTGCCGCAGTCCCATCCGCTGCGCTCGATCCGGACTATGGCCAACCAGGCGCTGGTGAAGATGGACCGGCTGTTCGCGCAGATGTACGAGGCCGATATCAAGGGTGGCCGCCCCAGTATCGCGCCGGAGAAGTTGCTGCGGGCCATGCTGCTGCAGGTGCTCTACAGCATTCGCTCTGAGCGCCAGCTCATGGAGCAGACGCAATACAACCTGCTGTTTCGCTGGTTCATCGGGCTGTCGATGGACGACTCAGTTTGGGTGCCCACGGTCTTCACCAAGAACCGCGAGCGACTGATCAAGCATGATGCGGTGATCCAGTTTTTCAACGAGGTGCTGGCCATCGCGCAGAAGAAGAACTGGCTGTCGGGTGAGCACTTCAGCGTGGACGGCACGCTGATACAGGCGTGGGCAGGCCACAAGAGCTTCGTGCGCAAGGATGGCGACGACCAAGACGATGACGCCGGCGGCAACTTCAAAGGTCGCAAGCGCAGCAACGAGACACACGAATCCAAGACCGATCCCGATGCCAAGCTCTACCGCAAGGGCAAGACATCCAGTGAGCTGCGCTACATGGGTCATACCCTGAGCGACAACCGCCATGGCCTGGTGGTTAGCGCCATGGTGACCAAGGCGGACGGACACGCCGAGCGGGAGGCCGCAAAGGTCATGCTTAACGATGCCAGGCAGGTGATTGAAGACCTGAATGTGGAAGTCACCGTGGGCGCGGACAAGGGCTATGACGCGCACGAGTTCATTGAGGCCTGCCTGGAAATGAAGGTGACGCCCCACGTGGCGCAGAACACATCGGGTCGTCGCTCGGCCGTTGCTGATGCCATTGCTTCCAGCGCCGGTTATGCCGTCTCGCAACAAAAGCGCAAGCTGATCGAACAGGGCTTCGGGTGGGTCAAGACCGTGGGGCGCATGCGTCAGGTGATGGTGCGCGGTCTGAAGAAAGTCGATCAGATGTTTGTGCTGAGCATGGCCGCCTACCACCTCGTGCGCATGCGCTCGCTGGGACAAATCCGTCCGCAGTTGCAGTAATCGCGCTAATGAGGCCGGAATGGGCGCCAAAACGCGGAAAAAGCCGAGGCAGTGACGTCCGGCTTCCGGATTGTGAAAAACAGCGCTCCCCGCCTTGCGGGGAAAAACTCATCGCTAGCGCGATGAGTACTTCAGCAGCCTGCTAACGCAATCCGCCATCGAGCCAATGGTACGGCCCGCCATGGCGAGCCGCCAGTGAACGAACGATCAGGATGCCACGTTTGAAGCCAACGATCCGTCCATGGCCTTTCACGCGCGCACGCATCTCGACACGATGCTGGCACTGCGCACGGATTGCATAGCTGTCAATGTGCGGCAAATGATGTCTCGCCTGCTGCCGCAAGGCAATTGCTCGATTGAGGCGGTGGCCAGGCAACTGGGAGTTGATCGTCGTACGGTGCATCGTAAGCGGTCGACTAACAACGCCTCTTGCGGCCGGATACGAGGTCGGCTAAACAGCGGATGTCTTGAGATTCCAAGGCAGCAAGGCCTCGTAGTCGTCAGCGGTCTTCGCGAGCGGCAGCGCCTTGAACAAGGCGACGAGATAGCGGTACGTATCGACGCCATTGGCCTTGCAGGTCTCAATGATCGAGTACAGATTCGCGCTTGCGTTCGCGCCAGCCACGGTGTCACAGAAGAGCCAGTTCCGGCGCCCTACGGTGAACGGCCTGATCGAATTCTCAATCACATTGTTCGATATCGGCCAGGCGCCGTTCTCGACGTAACGGACGAGCTTGGGCCACTGGTTATGGAAGTAGTGTAGTGCCTCGCCGAACTTGCTTCGCGGCAACACGGTGTGCAGGTGCTGCAACAGCATGGCTTCGATTTCGTCTAGCACAGGCCGACTCTGCTCGGCACGGATCTGCTGGCGCTGCTCTGGTTTCATCTCGCGAGTCCGAGCCTCGACAGCAAAGAGCTTGGCGATGAGCGCGATGAACTGCGTGATTGGATGTTCGCCACCGCGCTGCTCCTTGGGCAGAGCCTCCTCGGCCTCAATCATGTAACGACGGGCATGAGCCCAGCATCCAAGATGGATCCGTCGATTCGCGTGCGCGACCTTGTCGTATGAGTCGTACCCGTCGGTCATCAACACCGTTCCTGGCTTGATGCCGGCATAGAGCTCCGCAGCATGTTTCGTTGACCGCGTTGGGCTGTAAGCAAACAGCCGTACCGGCGGGCCTGATCCATTCATCTGCGCCCAGAGGTAACTTTTGGTCTGGGCAAGCTTGCCGGGCTTCTTGAGCACCTGGACGGTAGTTTCGTCGCCGTGCACAAGGTCATCGTCCAGCAGATGGTCGCGCATCAGGTTGATGATGGGCTGCACGGCCTCGCCGACACGTACTACGCTGGCGGCCAATGTACTGCGCGAGAGGTCGCCGCCGAAGCGGTGCAGCAAGGCGGCCTGGCGGTACAGTGGCAGCGCGTCTTGGTACTTGGAGGTGATGCACCAGGCTAGCGCGGATTCAGTCAGCAAGCCCTTGGGGATGATGCGTGCGGGGGCGGGCGTCACCTTGATACTGCCGTCGCAGCACGGGCACGCGTACTTGACACGCTGGTGCTGGATCACTCGGACCTGCTGGGGGATGATGTCGAGTTGCTCGCTGATCTCCACGCCAATCTCAACCAGAGCTTGTCCATCATGCTGGCACACCCGCTCTGACTCCGGCAGTTCGTGGCGCATTGGCACGCGGGGAAGCGCCGGGTCCAACGGCTTGCGGCCGCGCTTCTTGCGCTTGTGACCGGCCACCTCAATCTCTGGCGTACCTTCTTCTTCCTGTGCCGGAAGTGTCGCCGCCGTTGGCGCCAGCGTCTCGGCTTCATTGAGGAACAGGTCCTTCTGCTGCGATCCCCGAACCTCGCTCGTGGCGCCGAACAGCTTGCGCTGGAAGGCCTTGAGCCTCTCGAGCAGCAGGTCACGCTCGACCGTCACCACGCGCAGTTTGCCTTTGAGCGCATCGCGCTCCTTGGCGGCATTGCGCAAGAGCTGGAGTTCCGCGGCGGTAATCGTGACAGGCGTTGACGACATGGCGGATTTGACCGTCGATGTCATGCAGCGTTCACACGGCCCGTTGGTAATGTCGCGGCGGGTGCCGCTGGACGGCACTGATGTCGATGCCGTCCAGCAGCCAGTGAAGTTGCTCGACCGAGAGCGTCGCCACTGCCGCCCCACGCGGCCAAGCAAAACGGTCTGCCTCAAGTCGTTTCAAAAAGAGCCAATATCCGTTCCGGTCCCAGCCAAGCAGCTTGATCCTATCGGCTCGTCGATTGCGAAACACGTAGACCGCTTGTGCGAACGGATCGAGCCCCAGCGACTGCTCGACCAGCGCCGACAGACCATTGATACTCTTGCGGAAATCCACAGCTTCCCGGTGCAGGTAGACCTTCAGCCCTTCGTCGAAGCGGAACATCAGCTCGCCCCCAACGCTTCGATCATCGCCTTTACGAGTTCACCGTCACGCTCACCGCATGCGAGCTCAATCGCTACGCCGTTTGGCAACTTCGCACTCAGCAGCGCGACTGATCGCGACGGCTGAGGTTGCGGTTCAACTGCCACGGCCGTCGTGCGACGCGGCGCAGTGACCACAGCTTCGACTTCAGGGGATCGGATTCCCTGAACAACCGGCACGAACGCCGCCAGCGAACCGTGTTCCACTGCCCTCGATTCCCGATGCAGCCGAATCCATTTGCGCAGTTGATTGGCATTGACTTGAGCCTTGAGCGCCATGCCTGCCACCGATGCGCCAGGCCGAAGACACAGCTCAATCAAACGCCGCTTGGCCACCGGCTCGTAATCGCGTTTCCCATTGCGCCGGACACGCACTACTCGCAGTGGAAAGCAGTCAACGATCAATATCGTCAGTGATCATGGTTTGCGTCCGCAAAGTGTTTGCGGACGCAAGCCTGCCAAGACTCACCCTACAAAACTAGGACGCCGTTTCTCGGTCGCTTACGTCATCCCCTTATACGGAAGTAGGACCGTCTCCGCGGCGAGGCTTGGAGCTTGAAGTCCCGGGAATTTCGAGGTAAGGGGGTTGTTAACTTCGCCAGACTCGCGTTTACTCTCGGATTTTCGCGCAGCAATGAGCAACGAGTCGGGGGCATGGGTGGACGAGGAATTCGAGAGTCTGGATCTTGGTGATCCGGGGCGGGATCGGCGCGCCAAGGAGCTGCTCAAGCGGTTTGCGGCTCTGCCGACGGCGAGCATCCCCGGCGCATGCGATGACTGGTCGCAAACCATCGCGGCATATCGGTTTCTCGGCAATGAGCAGATCGATTGGCGGGACGTAATGCAGCCGCATTGGGAGCGCACTGCAGCGAGGGCCGCGCAGTTTCCGGTGGTGCTGTGCATCGCTGATACAACCGAATTGAACTTTAATGGCCAGGAGATCGACGGGCTGGGTCCGTTGACCTATGAAGCCCAGCGGGGCATGT
The Cupriavidus taiwanensis LMG 19424 DNA segment above includes these coding regions:
- a CDS encoding IS5 family transposase, with amino-acid sequence MRGADTFTESLFTMRRLEDFVPQSHPLRSIRTMANQALVKMDRLFAQMYEADIKGGRPSIAPEKLLRAMLLQVLYSIRSERQLMEQTQYNLLFRWFIGLSMDDSVWVPTVFTKNRERLIKHDAVIQFFNEVLAIAQKKNWLSGEHFSVDGTLIQAWAGHKSFVRKDGDDQDDDAGGNFKGRKRSNETHESKTDPDAKLYRKGKTSSELRYMGHTLSDNRHGLVVSAMVTKADGHAEREAAKVMLNDARQVIEDLNVEVTVGADKGYDAHEFIEACLEMKVTPHVAQNTSGRRSAVADAIASSAGYAVSQQKRKLIEQGFGWVKTVGRMRQVMVRGLKKVDQMFVLSMAAYHLVRMRSLGQIRPQLQ
- the tnpC gene encoding IS66 family transposase, which encodes MSSTPVTITAAELQLLRNAAKERDALKGKLRVVTVERDLLLERLKAFQRKLFGATSEVRGSQQKDLFLNEAETLAPTAATLPAQEEEGTPEIEVAGHKRKKRGRKPLDPALPRVPMRHELPESERVCQHDGQALVEIGVEISEQLDIIPQQVRVIQHQRVKYACPCCDGSIKVTPAPARIIPKGLLTESALAWCITSKYQDALPLYRQAALLHRFGGDLSRSTLAASVVRVGEAVQPIINLMRDHLLDDDLVHGDETTVQVLKKPGKLAQTKSYLWAQMNGSGPPVRLFAYSPTRSTKHAAELYAGIKPGTVLMTDGYDSYDKVAHANRRIHLGCWAHARRYMIEAEEALPKEQRGGEHPITQFIALIAKLFAVEARTREMKPEQRQQIRAEQSRPVLDEIEAMLLQHLHTVLPRSKFGEALHYFHNQWPKLVRYVENGAWPISNNVIENSIRPFTVGRRNWLFCDTVAGANASANLYSIIETCKANGVDTYRYLVALFKALPLAKTADDYEALLPWNLKTSAV
- the tnpB gene encoding IS66 family insertion sequence element accessory protein TnpB (TnpB, as the term is used for proteins encoded by IS66 family insertion elements, is considered an accessory protein, since TnpC, encoded by a neighboring gene, is a DDE family transposase.); this translates as MFRFDEGLKVYLHREAVDFRKSINGLSALVEQSLGLDPFAQAVYVFRNRRADRIKLLGWDRNGYWLFLKRLEADRFAWPRGAAVATLSVEQLHWLLDGIDISAVQRHPPRHYQRAV
- the tnpA gene encoding IS66-like element accessory protein TnpA, giving the protein MRVRRNGKRDYEPVAKRRLIELCLRPGASVAGMALKAQVNANQLRKWIRLHRESRAVEHGSLAAFVPVVQGIRSPEVEAVVTAPRRTTAVAVEPQPQPSRSVALLSAKLPNGVAIELACGERDGELVKAMIEALGAS